In the genome of ANME-2 cluster archaeon, one region contains:
- a CDS encoding PEF-CTERM sorting domain-containing protein: protein MDEKYYQIRYYQPGTLPVVSESDLWSDETDANNDGLMGPYNESSNLDGFHTNPKFLSGVGEPTKSDPHIENLTNPGVNGWHFGEEWTIVLMKGGSSNSDPFTFANSLRVNCHAVPIPEFSTIALPIAAIIGIMFMLQSRRRKED, encoded by the coding sequence ATGGATGAAAAATATTATCAAATCAGATATTATCAACCAGGTACTTTACCTGTTGTTTCAGAATCTGATTTGTGGAGTGATGAAACTGATGCAAACAATGATGGCCTAATGGGACCTTATAATGAAAGTAGTAATCTAGATGGATTTCATACAAATCCTAAATTTTTAAGTGGAGTTGGTGAACCTACCAAATCTGATCCACATATAGAAAATTTAACAAATCCTGGTGTAAATGGATGGCATTTTGGTGAAGAATGGACAATTGTATTAATGAAAGGTGGTAGCTCTAATAGTGATCCATTTACATTCGCGAATTCATTGCGAGTTAATTGTCATGCAGTTCCCATCCCAGAATTCTCCACAATTGCCCTGCCAATAGCTGCAATTATAGGGATAATGTTCATGTTGCAAAGTAGAAGAAGAAAAGAGGATTGA
- a CDS encoding undecaprenyl-diphosphate phosphatase, which produces MIVLGLVQGFAILPGISRSGVTMTTLLLRNVEQKTALVISFLISVPVVLGAVALDVGTILKFDPVHGLAMLVSSLLVGYIMMDFLLKFADRVDFSIFCISLGLLTLILTAGYYVI; this is translated from the coding sequence ATGATAGTACTTGGACTGGTACAGGGGTTTGCCATTCTACCAGGCATTTCCCGCTCAGGTGTGACCATGACCACATTACTTCTTCGAAATGTTGAACAAAAGACAGCACTGGTAATCTCATTCCTGATAAGTGTTCCAGTTGTGCTGGGTGCAGTTGCCCTGGATGTTGGTACGATCCTCAAATTTGATCCTGTTCATGGGCTGGCGATGTTGGTATCATCACTGTTAGTCGGATATATCATGATGGATTTTTTATTAAAATTTGCAGACAGAGTGGATTTTTCCATTTTTTGCATATCCCTGGGACTTCTGACCTTAATCCTGACTGCCGGGTATTATGTAATATGA
- the vanZ gene encoding VanZ family protein — MARDLRLINIFKFFLVLSIIYAVFIFYLSSLNDISTHMGFIEKQYILKIFSFFERFGLGVITKISVFAYSNYDKSMHFILYTGFGIVIYLTMHFSGNPFLRKYTVILVLLIGVLYAITDEMHQSYVPGRSASKADLVADTAGLVFSVIMMPVLIYIQKNIGVWIHRGKTL; from the coding sequence ATGGCAAGAGATTTGCGGCTTATAAATATTTTTAAGTTTTTCCTGGTATTAAGTATTATATATGCTGTATTTATATTCTATCTCTCATCACTCAATGATATATCCACACATATGGGTTTTATTGAGAAACAGTATATATTGAAAATTTTCTCATTTTTTGAAAGATTCGGATTAGGTGTCATCACGAAAATTTCGGTTTTTGCTTATTCAAACTATGACAAATCAATGCATTTTATTTTATACACAGGATTTGGTATTGTGATTTACCTGACAATGCATTTTTCAGGAAATCCTTTTTTACGAAAATATACTGTAATATTAGTTTTATTAATAGGTGTATTATATGCAATAACTGATGAGATGCATCAGTCCTATGTGCCGGGTAGGTCAGCATCTAAGGCTGACCTTGTGGCAGACACTGCAGGTCTTGTTTTTTCAGTGATCATGATGCCAGTTTTGATATATATCCAAAAAAATATTGGTGTGTGGATTCACAGAGGTAAAACACTGTAA
- a CDS encoding undecaprenyl-diphosphate phosphatase: MDIIQAIILGIIQGIFEWLPISSEGQSMLILLNAFKMNVDEAISVAIFLHVGTSLAVIIKFKEEFRSILSGADRELTRIIVVSTACTGLTGLPLYFILKSTFSGGTAATVLIGVMLILTGIILGLNKQSGHKTID; encoded by the coding sequence ATGGATATCATTCAGGCAATAATATTAGGAATCATCCAGGGCATCTTTGAATGGCTGCCCATAAGCAGCGAAGGGCAGTCCATGCTAATCCTGCTCAACGCTTTTAAAATGAATGTAGATGAAGCAATATCAGTAGCCATATTCCTGCATGTGGGGACATCCCTTGCAGTAATAATAAAATTCAAGGAGGAGTTCAGATCAATATTATCCGGCGCCGACCGTGAACTAACCAGGATCATAGTGGTCAGTACCGCATGTACAGGACTTACCGGTCTGCCGCTATATTTTATACTAAAAAGCACCTTTTCAGGTGGTACTGCCGCCACAGTCCTGATAGGTGTAATGCTAATCCTCACCGGAATCATCCTGGGCCTGAATAAACAATCAGGACATAAAACAATTGATTAA